A single Spartinivicinus poritis DNA region contains:
- a CDS encoding ADP-ribosylglycohydrolase family protein: MAEQHIVGCILGTAVGDAIGLPYEGISRNRVNKLIGEHLKHRLVFGYGMISDDTEHTVMVAQSLLEANRDTEIFQARLAKRLRYWFLALPAGIGFATLRAIIRLWLGFQPKNSGVYSAGNGPAMRSAILGTAITDLEQLKLFVKASTLITHTDPKAEYGALAVALAAFYVSNNSRCTAEGYFQLLNEHLPVEAKELFLLIKNAISSVKNRETTQEFAVSLSLSKGVTGYIYHTVPVAIHAWLSHSGNFEAAVTSVVRCGGDTDTVAAIVGGIVGAAVGKAGIPEKWLDGICDWPISINKIEEVAGQLSSKKESSKPAKISFFFSMLRNIVFMMVILVHGLRRLLPPY, translated from the coding sequence ATGGCTGAGCAACATATTGTTGGCTGTATATTAGGTACAGCAGTGGGAGATGCAATTGGTCTACCTTATGAGGGAATATCAAGAAACCGTGTGAATAAACTAATAGGAGAGCATCTCAAACATCGATTAGTTTTTGGTTATGGAATGATATCGGATGATACTGAGCACACTGTTATGGTTGCTCAGTCACTTCTTGAAGCTAATAGAGATACTGAAATATTCCAGGCTAGGCTAGCAAAACGATTACGTTATTGGTTTTTAGCGTTACCTGCAGGCATTGGGTTTGCCACTCTTAGAGCAATTATAAGGCTATGGTTAGGCTTTCAACCCAAGAATTCTGGTGTTTATTCCGCTGGAAATGGACCTGCGATGCGATCGGCAATACTTGGAACTGCTATTACTGATCTTGAGCAGCTAAAACTGTTTGTAAAAGCCAGTACACTAATTACTCATACTGATCCCAAAGCAGAGTATGGTGCACTAGCAGTCGCTTTAGCTGCATTTTATGTTAGCAACAATTCTCGATGCACTGCAGAAGGTTATTTTCAGCTACTTAATGAACACTTACCTGTTGAAGCAAAAGAGCTGTTTCTACTTATTAAAAACGCAATATCAAGCGTTAAAAATAGAGAAACTACTCAGGAATTTGCAGTTTCATTAAGCTTATCAAAAGGGGTTACAGGTTATATTTATCATACGGTACCTGTTGCTATTCATGCTTGGTTAAGTCATTCAGGTAATTTTGAAGCAGCTGTTACTAGTGTGGTTAGGTGCGGTGGTGATACTGATACAGTTGCTGCTATTGTAGGTGGCATTGTCGGTGCTGCAGTTGGTAAGGCAGGTATTCCTGAAAAATGGTTGGATGGAATATGTGATTGGCCAATTTCTATTAATAAAATTGAAGAGGTTGCTGGTCAGTTGTCTTCTAAAAAAGAGTCAAGCAAACCAGCTAAAATATCCTTCTTTTTTAGTATGTTAAGAAACATAGTTTTTATGATGGTTATTTTGGTTCATGGACTTAGAAGGCTGCTGCCACCTTATTAG